A genomic segment from Glycine max cultivar Williams 82 chromosome 1, Glycine_max_v4.0, whole genome shotgun sequence encodes:
- the LOC100499973 gene encoding uncharacterized protein LOC100499973, with translation MATRGKLEVDVDLKSNADKYWQTLRNSTEIFPKAFPNDYKSIEVLEGDGKSPGSIRHISYGEGSPLVKSSFEKIEAVDEEKKVVSYTIIDGELLQHYKTFKGDISVTPVGDGCEVKWSAVYEKVSHDVSDPTLVKDFAVKNFLEVDAYVQANA, from the exons ATGGCTACTCGAGGAAAGCTTGAGGTTGACGTTGATCTCAAGTCTAACGCAGACAAGTACTGGCAAACCCTTAGGAACTCCACTGAAATATTCCCCAAGGCCTTCCCCAATGATTACAAAAGCATTGAGGTTCTTGAGGGTGATGGCAAATCACCTGGTTCTATCCGCCACATAAGTTATGGTGAAG GTTCACCACTTGTGAAGTCATCCTTTGAGAAGATTGAGGCTGTTGATGAAGAAAAGAAGGTAGTGTCGTACACTATCATTGATGGAGAACTCCTCCAGCACTACAAAACATTCAAGGGAGACATTTCTGTGACTCCAGTTGGCGATGGATGCGAGGTGAAGTGGAGTGCTGTGTACGAAAAGGTTAGCCATGATGTTTCTGATCCAACCCTCGTCAAAGATTTTGCAGTCAAAAACTTCCTAGAGGTCGATGCCTATGTTCAAGCAAATGCATAG